From one Pseudomonas sp. MYb118 genomic stretch:
- a CDS encoding DUF3800 domain-containing protein — translation MGRTFAFVDESGNHDLDTSKSGSSGFFVVCSIIIAEKDLPRAYELAGGVRARHFQSGEIKSSRLKSKDADRRKRILVDLAELPLKLYFTVVDKSRVYQDGGLQFKKTFIKHVNNLLYSRLFEHCPDLHLTVDEHGGPEFQASLRKYVVERYSGDLFRDSAFTTASSKDDVLIQVADFFAGTVAHIYEGKASGEVVEVYKNILRNRTIGLLEWPPRYQSLIPPPMDESAYADHRVHQQALKQADKFLTKVGKHHDEDERLQLCILDYLRFRSEFVGDEYVSTGDIAKHLADRGFQGLSEQKIRSSGIAKLRDAEVIIASAPKGYKIPRSRADINDFLELASSQILPLLDRIKKARDVYRLSSVGDYDILGSDQFSEIRKLLLSLEAI, via the coding sequence GTGGGAAGGACATTCGCATTTGTCGATGAGTCGGGTAATCACGACTTGGATACCTCCAAATCGGGAAGCTCAGGTTTTTTTGTGGTGTGCTCGATCATTATTGCCGAGAAGGATCTGCCTCGGGCTTACGAGCTTGCTGGCGGTGTGAGAGCCAGGCACTTCCAATCTGGGGAGATAAAGTCCAGCAGGCTTAAATCTAAGGACGCGGATCGCCGCAAAAGGATTTTGGTGGATCTTGCCGAGCTGCCGCTCAAGCTATATTTCACCGTCGTCGATAAAAGCCGGGTCTATCAAGATGGTGGCCTGCAATTCAAAAAAACCTTCATCAAACACGTGAATAATCTCTTGTATTCGCGCCTGTTCGAACATTGCCCGGATCTTCATCTGACTGTCGATGAGCATGGTGGCCCGGAGTTCCAGGCCAGCCTGAGGAAGTATGTCGTTGAGCGATACTCGGGCGATCTTTTTCGTGACTCGGCATTCACCACTGCAAGCAGTAAGGACGATGTTTTGATCCAGGTTGCAGATTTCTTCGCCGGCACAGTCGCCCATATCTACGAAGGTAAGGCCAGCGGCGAGGTCGTTGAGGTGTACAAGAACATCTTGCGTAACCGCACGATCGGTCTCCTGGAATGGCCGCCGCGCTATCAGTCGCTGATTCCTCCTCCCATGGATGAATCAGCGTATGCAGATCATCGTGTTCATCAGCAGGCGCTAAAGCAGGCGGATAAATTCCTTACCAAGGTGGGCAAGCATCACGACGAGGACGAGCGCCTTCAGCTCTGCATCCTGGACTACCTGCGATTCAGAAGCGAGTTCGTCGGCGACGAATACGTCTCTACTGGGGATATCGCCAAGCATCTTGCTGACAGAGGCTTCCAAGGGCTCTCCGAGCAGAAGATCAGATCCAGTGGCATCGCGAAATTACGTGATGCTGAAGTGATCATCGCCAGCGCCCCTAAGGGCTACAAAATTCCCCGGTCGAGGGCTGACATCAACGATTTTTTGGAGCTGGCATCGAGTCAGATTCTTCCGCTTCTTGATCGGATCAAAAAGGCCCGCGATGTCTATCGACTTAGCAGTGTTGGGGACTACGATATCTTGGGATCAGACCAGTTTTCTGAAATCAGAAAGCTGCTGCTGTCGCTTGAGGCGATTTAG
- the dnaQ gene encoding DNA polymerase III subunit epsilon gives MATRSVVLDTETTGMPVTDGHRIIEIGCVELIGRRLTGRHFHVYLQPDRESDEGAIGVHGITNEFLTGKPRFPEVADEFFEFIQGAQLIIHNAAFDVGFINNEFALMGQHERADISQHCSILDTLLMARERHPGQRNSLDALCKRYGVDNSGRELHGALLDSEILADVYLTMTGGQTSLSLAGNASDGEGGGNSASEIRRLPADRQRTRIIRASEDDLAQHMARLEVIAKSAGAPSLWQQLAEAKAQA, from the coding sequence ATGGCCACCAGATCCGTTGTACTCGACACCGAAACCACCGGCATGCCGGTGACCGACGGCCACCGGATTATCGAGATCGGTTGTGTCGAGTTGATCGGTCGGCGCCTGACGGGCCGGCACTTCCACGTGTACCTGCAACCGGATCGCGAAAGCGACGAGGGCGCCATCGGTGTTCACGGCATCACCAACGAATTTCTGACGGGCAAACCGCGCTTCCCGGAAGTGGCCGATGAATTCTTCGAGTTCATCCAGGGCGCACAGCTGATCATCCACAACGCGGCGTTCGACGTTGGCTTCATCAACAACGAATTTGCCTTGATGGGCCAGCACGAGCGCGCCGATATTTCGCAGCATTGCTCGATCCTCGATACCTTGCTGATGGCCCGGGAGCGTCACCCCGGCCAGCGGAACAGCCTCGATGCCCTGTGCAAACGTTATGGCGTCGACAACTCCGGCCGTGAACTGCACGGCGCCTTGCTCGACTCGGAGATCCTCGCCGACGTCTACCTGACCATGACCGGCGGGCAGACCAGCCTGTCGTTGGCGGGCAACGCGTCTGATGGCGAAGGCGGTGGTAACTCCGCCAGCGAAATTCGTCGTCTGCCGGCTGATCGTCAGCGCACGCGAATCATCCGCGCCAGCGAAGACGACCTGGCCCAACACATGGCGCGCCTGGAAGTGATCGCCAAATCCGCCGGTGCTCCATCGCTGTGGCAACAGCTCGCCGAGGCCAAGGCGCAGGCGTAA
- a CDS encoding GNAT family N-acetyltransferase — protein MQLVMNAKCPGLSVRVADDGFAAYIWSSDFSFEVAAYGEAAIGQPVEQWPVTPITPYRKCYGIDPEEFSAFRGAADSAIFMAYLDDVPVGHLVISTNWNGFAHIDELAVHAPARRHGVAKALLDVAQFWSRKKKLPGIMLETQNNNLGACRLYERCGYVIGGFDHLRYRGIDPNTAEVALFWYRFFDNPLENPISSPTSPRLVP, from the coding sequence ATGCAACTGGTCATGAACGCGAAATGCCCAGGCCTGTCGGTCCGCGTTGCCGATGACGGGTTTGCCGCTTACATCTGGAGCAGCGACTTCAGTTTTGAAGTGGCAGCCTATGGTGAGGCGGCAATCGGCCAGCCGGTGGAGCAGTGGCCGGTCACGCCGATTACCCCATACCGCAAGTGCTATGGCATTGACCCCGAAGAGTTCAGCGCTTTTCGCGGCGCCGCCGACAGCGCGATTTTCATGGCGTATCTCGATGACGTGCCGGTCGGTCACCTGGTGATCAGCACCAACTGGAATGGGTTCGCCCATATCGACGAGCTGGCGGTGCATGCGCCGGCGCGCCGGCATGGTGTCGCCAAGGCGTTGCTTGACGTGGCGCAGTTCTGGAGCCGCAAGAAAAAGCTGCCGGGCATCATGCTCGAAACCCAGAACAACAATCTGGGGGCGTGCCGGCTGTATGAGCGCTGCGGCTACGTGATCGGCGGTTTCGATCACCTGCGTTATCGCGGCATCGACCCGAACACCGCCGAGGTGGCGCTGTTCTGGTATCGGTTCTTCGACAACCCGCTGGAAAACCCGATCAGCTCGCCAACATCGCCGCGGCTTGTTCCGTGA
- a CDS encoding Orn/Lys/Arg decarboxylase N-terminal domain-containing protein: MYKDLKFPVLIVHRDIKADTVAGDRVRGIARELEQEGFSIVSAVDYTEGRLVASTHHGLSCMLIAAEDPSANSHLLHNMDELIALARVRAPDLPIFALGEQVTLENAPADAMDELNQLRGILYLFEDTVPFLARQVARAARKYLDGLLPPFFKALVQHTADSNYSWHTPGHGGGVAYHKSPVGRAFHQFFGENTLRSDLSVSVPELGSLLDHTGPLAEAEARAARNFGADYTFFVINGTSTANKIVWHSMVARDDLVLVDRNCHKSVLHSIIMTGAIPLYLCPERNELGIIGPIPLSEFSRESIQAKIDASPLTRGREPKVKLAVVTNSTYDGLCYNAELIKQQLGNSVEVLHFDEAWYAYAAFHEFFAGRYGMGTSRSEDSPLVFTTHSTHKLLAAFSQASMIHVQNGGARQLDQDRFNEAFMMHISTSPQYSIIASLDVASAMMEGPAGRSLLQEMFDEALSFRRALANLRQHIAKDDWWFSIWQPPSADGMDHVLTQDWLLEPEADWHGFGGVTDDYVLLDPIKVTLVMPGLTAGGALSDRGIPAAVVSKFLWERGLVVEKTGLYSFLVLFSMGITKGKWSTLLTELLEFKRSYDANVSLASCLPCVAQEDTARYRGMGLRDLCDQLHACYRSNATAKHLKRMYTVLPEVAMKPADAYDHLVRGEVEAVSIDELQGRIAAVMLVPYPPGIPLIMPGERFTESTRSINDYLAFARTFDSSFPGFVADVHGLQHEDQGNGRQYTVDCIKE; the protein is encoded by the coding sequence ATGTACAAAGATTTGAAATTTCCGGTGTTGATCGTCCACCGTGACATCAAGGCCGACACCGTTGCCGGTGATCGCGTGCGAGGCATCGCCCGGGAGCTGGAGCAGGAAGGTTTCAGTATCGTCTCGGCGGTGGATTACACCGAAGGCCGGCTGGTCGCCTCGACCCATCATGGCCTTTCCTGCATGTTGATCGCCGCCGAAGACCCCAGCGCCAACTCCCATCTGCTGCACAACATGGACGAATTGATCGCTCTGGCGCGGGTGCGCGCGCCGGACTTGCCGATCTTCGCCCTCGGCGAGCAAGTGACGCTGGAAAACGCCCCGGCCGACGCCATGGACGAACTCAACCAGTTGCGCGGCATCCTCTATCTGTTCGAAGACACCGTGCCATTTCTGGCACGGCAGGTCGCCCGTGCCGCACGCAAATACCTGGATGGCCTGCTGCCGCCGTTTTTCAAGGCGTTGGTGCAACACACTGCCGACTCCAACTATTCCTGGCATACGCCGGGGCATGGCGGTGGCGTGGCGTATCACAAGAGCCCGGTAGGGCGGGCATTTCACCAGTTTTTCGGGGAAAACACCCTGCGCTCGGACTTGTCGGTGTCGGTGCCCGAACTGGGCTCGCTACTCGATCACACCGGTCCCCTGGCTGAAGCCGAAGCGCGCGCGGCACGCAATTTCGGCGCCGACTACACCTTTTTCGTAATCAACGGCACCTCGACCGCCAACAAGATCGTCTGGCATTCCATGGTCGCCCGCGACGATCTGGTGCTGGTGGACCGCAACTGTCACAAGTCGGTGCTGCATTCGATCATCATGACCGGGGCGATTCCGTTGTACCTGTGCCCGGAACGCAACGAACTGGGGATCATCGGGCCCATCCCGCTGAGCGAGTTCAGCCGCGAGTCGATCCAGGCCAAGATCGACGCCAGCCCCTTGACCCGTGGGCGCGAGCCGAAGGTCAAGCTGGCGGTGGTGACCAACTCGACCTACGACGGGCTGTGCTACAACGCCGAACTGATCAAGCAGCAACTGGGCAACAGCGTGGAAGTGCTGCATTTCGATGAGGCCTGGTACGCCTATGCGGCGTTTCACGAATTCTTTGCCGGTCGCTACGGCATGGGCACGTCGCGCAGCGAGGACAGCCCACTGGTGTTCACCACGCACTCCACGCATAAATTGCTCGCGGCGTTCAGTCAGGCTTCGATGATTCACGTGCAGAACGGTGGGGCGCGGCAACTGGATCAGGATCGTTTCAACGAAGCGTTCATGATGCACATCTCCACCTCGCCGCAATACAGCATTATCGCGTCCCTGGACGTGGCATCGGCGATGATGGAAGGGCCGGCCGGTCGCTCCCTGTTACAAGAAATGTTCGACGAAGCCTTGAGCTTCCGCCGCGCGCTGGCCAATCTTCGCCAACACATCGCCAAGGATGACTGGTGGTTTTCCATCTGGCAGCCGCCGTCGGCCGATGGCATGGATCACGTGCTCACCCAGGACTGGCTGCTGGAACCGGAGGCCGACTGGCATGGCTTCGGTGGCGTGACCGACGACTATGTGCTGCTCGACCCGATCAAAGTCACCCTGGTGATGCCGGGCCTGACGGCGGGCGGTGCACTGAGCGACCGGGGGATTCCGGCGGCGGTGGTCAGCAAGTTCCTCTGGGAGCGCGGGCTGGTGGTGGAAAAGACCGGCTTGTATTCGTTCCTGGTGCTGTTCTCCATGGGCATCACCAAAGGCAAATGGAGCACGCTGCTCACGGAGCTGCTGGAGTTCAAGCGCAGCTACGACGCCAACGTCAGTCTCGCCAGTTGCCTGCCCTGTGTGGCGCAAGAGGACACGGCGCGCTATCGGGGCATGGGCCTGCGCGACCTGTGCGATCAACTGCATGCCTGTTACCGCAGCAATGCCACGGCCAAGCATTTGAAGCGCATGTACACGGTGTTGCCGGAAGTCGCCATGAAACCGGCCGATGCCTATGACCACCTGGTGCGGGGTGAAGTGGAGGCGGTGTCGATCGACGAGCTGCAAGGGCGCATCGCCGCGGTGATGCTGGTGCCGTACCCGCCGGGCATTCCGCTGATCATGCCGGGCGAGCGCTTCACCGAGTCGACCCGCTCGATCAATGACTACCTGGCCTTTGCCCGCACCTTCGACAGCAGCTTTCCCGGGTTCGTCGCCGATGTGCACGGGTTGCAACACGAAGACCAAGGCAATGGGCGGCAATACACCGTCGATTGCATCAAGGAGTGA